A single Sylvia atricapilla isolate bSylAtr1 chromosome 11, bSylAtr1.pri, whole genome shotgun sequence DNA region contains:
- the PRRT3 gene encoding proline-rich transmembrane protein 3 codes for MAAAQLVTWGMLLATGVPAKAQGVLQAGLALGGDPLHSPAWGQLWPGPSRTWEASGEPSGAGAPRREHWGVKHAVHWSPPLQVEGGTRAPLEMETATTGADTKVWRDGSTVPAVTEEPLVAWRGHEAESQDSSLTHGSALGTPGPEVSTDRRTDSPGPPWAEQRLSLSRQSVSKTVGSLSPQPTISTIALDPTLAVGMGAADAHTTAEGHATAPGLSQDVQLTSASIQSVPLGTDPVSDSTGTAPAGGPHASPGSAQPVGSWGDTGGPPSPSPAQPSSAPRLHHVAPSWGLAEPWTRVLPSLQRSTRRAPFSSATTSPGDAAPRMDPGTTGQRGPQAASGSVLSTGPVPPLASSTAIASTPSRGLLPEEDVGSPQQVRGAVGPVSVPNDTKTTPQPTAHPTTGTLGTRHPDTPGTQTPASSTATPSATWRRAGVTPQPLPRDPSSPKPQSSRAPPAPATNATGLRWAELQHQMGFSWEAHVYGMAAVFLLLALGSLAGLAGTAILRPPHLPHVVGAHGLLLAACLLRATFLLLDPYGARGRLPTPALLLLNTAPFPLLLAAFALLLQRLQRLAQFQLLPPRLRGLPALGTAAALQSAVMGAADLLPPRLGLTAALGLQALGCVAAALLLLGGLWGCWRVLRAPCEGPGPQPGARALLAAAVAGLPVCGLQLYSAVWLRGVLGPHGRFSRPGWAAQLWLRIGELGTAVALLAAAAEPVCCRCRRRSLAGHSCWAKALGYFCAGRKAEAPEYPNNCYDWAGGSAGGTGVERTPANDISKNLIRNPAEQLPLRALKDSNEVWAAGSGMPGLSPKCPNMLAARSCAAFEQGSSPSLGELIFRPPSPIDLRRSIDQALCRRHLLHDGLFGRPRRGSGSSLHGSPAPDKTPSLGRMVRCSSLTELPGPRQPPGTITVTVTASASSLESSSLKISWNPWRHGLSSPDSLPLDEAPSRAPLLVPAGAPGWEGEAPRAFPALGKAVDSRSLSSDTIEL; via the exons atggctgcagcacagctcgTCACCTGGGGAATGCTCCTGGCCACCGGAGTCCCTGCCAAGGCCCAAggggtgctgcaggcagggctggcctTAGGTGGGGACCCcttgcacagccctgcctggggacagctgtggcCAGGCCCATCCCGCACCTGGGAGGCATCGGGAGAGCCGAGCGGTGCCGGGGCCCCAAGGAGAGAGCACTGGGGGGTCAAGCATGCCGTGCACTGGTCCCCACCGCTGCAGGTGGAGGGTGGCACCAGGGCACCCCTGGAGATGGAAACTGCTACGACAGGCGCTGATACCAAGGTCTGGAGGGATGGCAGCACAGTCCCAGCTGTGACAGAGGAGCCGCTTGTTGCCTGGCGAGGGCACGAGGCTGAAAGCCAGGACAGCTCCCTGACCCATGGTTCTGCACTGGGGACACCAGGCCCCGAGGTGTCAACGGACAGAAGGACAGACTCTCCGGGCCcaccctgggcagagcagcGCCTGTCCCTGTCCAGGCAGAGTGTCTCCAAGACAGTCGGCAGCCTCAGCCCTCAGCCAACCATATCCACCATTGCCCTGGACCCCACACTGGCAGTGGGGATGGGGGCAGCAGATGCTCACACAACGGCAGAGGGACACGCAACGGCCCCGGGCCTCTCTCAGGATGTGCAACTCACTTCAGCCAGCATCCAGTCGGTCCCACTGGGCACAGACCCTGTCTCTGATTCCACAGGCACGGCGCCAGCCGGGGGTCCCCatgccagccctggctctgcacagccgGTGGGCagctggggggacacgggagggccccccagcccctccccagcccagcccagctctgcccctcgGCTGCACCACGTAGCCCCGTCCTGGGGGCTGGCCGAGCCCTGGACTCGAGTGCTCCCGTCCCTCCAGCGCAGCACCCGGAGGGCCCCATTCAGCAGCGCCACAACCAGCCCTGGGGATGCAGCCCCCCGCATGGACCCTGGGACTACGGGGCAGCGGGGACCCCAGGCTGCCTCAGGGTCTGTCCTCAGCACCggccctgtgccacccctcgcctccagcacagccatcGCCAGTACCCCGAGCAGAG GGTTGCTGCCCGAGGAGGACGTCGGCTCCCCGCAGCAGGTCCGGGGTGCCGTGGGCCCTGTGAGCGTCCCAAATGACACCAAGACGACCCCACAGCCAACGGCACACCCCACCACGGGAACTCTCGGGACAAGGCACCCAG ACACGCCAGGGACGCAGACCCCAGCCTCCAGCACTGCGACACCCTCGGCCACGTGGCGACGGGCAGGGGTGACCCCTCAGCCACTCCCCCGAGATCCATCATCGCCGAAGCCACAGTCCAGCCGtgcccccccagccccggcgACCAACGCGACCGGGCTGCGCTGGGCCGAGCTGCAGCACCAGATGGGCTTCTCCTGGGAAGCCCATGTCTATGGAATGGCTGCcgtcttcctgctgctggcgCTGGGCTCTCTGGCCGGGTTGGCGGGGACTGCCATCCTGCGGCCCCCACACCTTCCCCACGTTGTGGGGGCCCACGGGTTGCTGCTGGCCGCCTGCTTGCTGCGGgccaccttcctgctgctggatccCTATGGGGCACGGGGCCGCCTGCCCACTCCGGCCCTGCTACTGCTCAACACAGCCCCTTTCCCCCTGCTGCTCGCCGCCTTTGCCCTTCTGCTCCAGCGGCTGCAGCGCCTGGCCCAGTTTCAGCTGCTGCCGCCCCGGCTGCGGGGGCTGCCGGCGCTGGGGACTGCTGCCGCCCTGCAGAGTGCGGTAATGGGAGCCGCCGACCTGCTGCCACCTCGGCTGGGCCTCACCGCCGCGCTGGGGCTGCAGGCGCTGGGCTGCGTGGcggctgctctgctgctgctgggggggctctgggggtgctGGAGGGTGCTGCGGGCGCCCTGcgaggggccggggccgcaGCCGGGGGCGCGGGCGCTCCTGGCGGCAGCGGTGGCGGGGCTGCCGGTCTGCGGGCTGCAGCTCTACAGCGCTGTGTGGCTGCGTGGGGTCCTGGGGCCCCACGGGCGCTTCTCCCGGCCCGGCTGGGCGGCACAGCTCTGGCTGCGGATCGGCGAGCTGGGCACGGCCGTGGCGCTGCTGGCGGCCGCCGCCGAGCCCGTGTGCTGCCGGTGCCGCCGCCGGAGCCTCGCCGGCCACTCCTGCTGGGCCAAGGCACTGGGGTACTTCTGCGCCGGCCGCAAGGCTGAAGCACCCGAATACCCAAACAACTGCTACGACTGGGCCGGTGGCAGCGCCGGTGGCACCGGTGTGGAGCGGACACCCGCCAACGACATCTCCAAGAACCTCATCCGCAACCCGGCGGAGCAACTGCCCCTGCGGGCTCTGAAGGACAGCAACGAGGTCTGGGCAGCGGGCAGCGGGATGCCGGGGCTCAGCCCCAAGTGCCCCAACATGTTGGCCGCCCGCTCCTGCGCCGCCTTTGAGCAGGGCTCGTCCCCCTCCCTGGGGGAGCTGATCTTCCGCCCGCCGTCCCCCATCGACCTGCGCCGCAGCATCGACCAGGCGCTCTGCCGCCGCCACCTCCTGCACGACGGTCTCTtcggccggccccgccgcggctcCGGCTCCTCACTGCACGGCTCCCCAGCTCCTGACAAGACCCCCAGCTTGGGGCGCATGGTGCGCTGCAGCTCGCTCACGGAGCTGCCCGGCCCCCGCCAGCCCCCCGGCACCATCACTGTCACCGTCACCGCCTCAGCCAGCTCGCTGGAGAGCAGCTCACTGAAGATCAGCTGGAACCCCTGGCGCCACGGGCTGTCGTCGCCCGACAGCCTGCCCCTGGACGAGGCACCCAGCCGGGCCCCTCTCCTGGTGCCCGCTGGAGCCCCCGGCTGGGAGGGCGAGGCTCCCCGCGCCTTCCCAGCCCTTGGCAAGGCGGTGGACTCCCGCAGCCTCTCCAGCGACACCATTGAGCTCTGA
- the CRELD1 gene encoding protein disulfide isomerase CRELD1 isoform X2, with product MGPLPLLSRAPRRRGPGLGAVLLGAALLGGVLLAAHADPDPHRDGAEPCRACRGLADSFSRGLERTEHEGFGGGNTAWEEEKLSKYQHSETRLLEVLEGVCAPSDFACHQLLERSEEHVEQWWFHERQQHPDFFQWLCVDRLMLCCPPGTYGPDCRSCAGGPRQPCSGNGRCDGDGTRRGTGLCVCSPGYGGPFCAECGDGYYEASRNKSHLVCAECYQACGRCTGPEDSSCLRCKRGWVLHEHRCIDIDECGTEMAHCRANQYCVNTEGSYECRDCSTACIGCMGAGPARCKKCNKGYWRDGAKCLDVDECASAEEPVCTGVQEVCENTEGSYRCVCAQGHIRRDGQCVEDKPPE from the exons ATGGGGCCGCTGCCGCTGCTGTCGCGGGCGCCCCGGCGCAGGGGGCCCGGGCTGGGGGCCGTCCTCCTGGGGGCCGCCCTCCTCGGGGGTGTCCTGCTGGCGGCTCACGCCGACCCCGACCCGCACCGAGACGgggccgagccgtgccgagcctGCCGCGGCCTCGCCGACAGCTTCAGCAGG GGCCTGGAGCGGACGGAACATGAGGGCTTTGGTGGAGGTAACACAgcctgggaggaggagaagctgtcCAAGTACCAGCACAG TGAGACCCGTCTGCTGGAAGTGCTGGAGGGTGTCTGTGCCCCCTCAGACTTCGCCTGCCACCAACTGCTGGAGCGGAGTGAGGAGCACGTGGAGCAGTGGTGGTTCCATGA ACGCCAGCAGCACCCTGACTTTTTCCAGTGGCTGTGTGTGGACAGGCTGATGCTTTGCTGCCCGCCCGGCACCTACGGCCCCGACTGCCGGT CCTGTGCCGGTGGGCCCCGGCAGCCCTGCAGTGGCAACGGGCGATGTGACGGTGATGGCACACGCCGCGGCACCGGCCTCTGCGTCTGCAGCCCGGGCTACGGTGGCCCGTTCTGTGCCGAGTGCGGTGACGGCTACTATGAGGCCTCGCGGAACAAGAGCCACCTCGTGTGTGCTG AGTGCTACCAGGCATGCGGACGCTGCACAGGGCCTGAAGACTCCAGCTGCCTTCGCTGCAAGAGGGGCTGGGTGCTGCATGAGCACCGCTGCATCG ACATAGATGAGTGTGGCACGGAGATGGCGCATTGCCGAGCCAACCAGTACTGCGTCAACACAGAGGGCTCCTACGAGTGCCGAG ACTGCTCCACGGCTTGCATCGGCTGTATGGGTGCTGGGCCAGCTCGCTGCAAGAAATGCAACAAGGGCTACTGGCGGGATGGAGCCAAGTGCCTGG ATGTGGATGAGTGTGCCAGTGCCGAGGAGCCGGTGTGCACAGGGGTGCAGGAGGTGTGCGAGAACACAGAGGGCAGCTACCGCTGTGTCTGTGCCCAAGGCCACATCCGCCGAGACGGGCAGTGCGTTGAGGACAAGCCCCCTG aatGA
- the CRELD1 gene encoding protein disulfide isomerase CRELD1 isoform X1: MGPLPLLSRAPRRRGPGLGAVLLGAALLGGVLLAAHADPDPHRDGAEPCRACRGLADSFSRGLERTEHEGFGGGNTAWEEEKLSKYQHSETRLLEVLEGVCAPSDFACHQLLERSEEHVEQWWFHERQQHPDFFQWLCVDRLMLCCPPGTYGPDCRSCAGGPRQPCSGNGRCDGDGTRRGTGLCVCSPGYGGPFCAECGDGYYEASRNKSHLVCAECYQACGRCTGPEDSSCLRCKRGWVLHEHRCIDIDECGTEMAHCRANQYCVNTEGSYECRDCSTACIGCMGAGPARCKKCNKGYWRDGAKCLDVDECASAEEPVCTGVQEVCENTEGSYRCVCAQGHIRRDGQCVEDKPPDAPEKGFFDDVTDDEVVVLQQMFFGVMICALATLAAKGDMVFTAIFIGAVAAMAGYWLSDRSDRVLDGFMKGR, translated from the exons ATGGGGCCGCTGCCGCTGCTGTCGCGGGCGCCCCGGCGCAGGGGGCCCGGGCTGGGGGCCGTCCTCCTGGGGGCCGCCCTCCTCGGGGGTGTCCTGCTGGCGGCTCACGCCGACCCCGACCCGCACCGAGACGgggccgagccgtgccgagcctGCCGCGGCCTCGCCGACAGCTTCAGCAGG GGCCTGGAGCGGACGGAACATGAGGGCTTTGGTGGAGGTAACACAgcctgggaggaggagaagctgtcCAAGTACCAGCACAG TGAGACCCGTCTGCTGGAAGTGCTGGAGGGTGTCTGTGCCCCCTCAGACTTCGCCTGCCACCAACTGCTGGAGCGGAGTGAGGAGCACGTGGAGCAGTGGTGGTTCCATGA ACGCCAGCAGCACCCTGACTTTTTCCAGTGGCTGTGTGTGGACAGGCTGATGCTTTGCTGCCCGCCCGGCACCTACGGCCCCGACTGCCGGT CCTGTGCCGGTGGGCCCCGGCAGCCCTGCAGTGGCAACGGGCGATGTGACGGTGATGGCACACGCCGCGGCACCGGCCTCTGCGTCTGCAGCCCGGGCTACGGTGGCCCGTTCTGTGCCGAGTGCGGTGACGGCTACTATGAGGCCTCGCGGAACAAGAGCCACCTCGTGTGTGCTG AGTGCTACCAGGCATGCGGACGCTGCACAGGGCCTGAAGACTCCAGCTGCCTTCGCTGCAAGAGGGGCTGGGTGCTGCATGAGCACCGCTGCATCG ACATAGATGAGTGTGGCACGGAGATGGCGCATTGCCGAGCCAACCAGTACTGCGTCAACACAGAGGGCTCCTACGAGTGCCGAG ACTGCTCCACGGCTTGCATCGGCTGTATGGGTGCTGGGCCAGCTCGCTGCAAGAAATGCAACAAGGGCTACTGGCGGGATGGAGCCAAGTGCCTGG ATGTGGATGAGTGTGCCAGTGCCGAGGAGCCGGTGTGCACAGGGGTGCAGGAGGTGTGCGAGAACACAGAGGGCAGCTACCGCTGTGTCTGTGCCCAAGGCCACATCCGCCGAGACGGGCAGTGCGTTGAGGACAAGCCCCCTG ATGCCCCAGAGAAGGGCTTCTTTGATGACGTGACTGATGACGAGGtggtggtgctgcagcagatgTTCTTTGGTGTGATGATCTGTGCCCTCGCCACGCTGGCTGCCAAGGGTGACATGGTCTTCACTGCCATCTTCATCGGGGCTGTGGCCGCCATGGCCGGCTACTGGCTCTCTGACCGCAGTGACCGTGTCCTCGATGGCTTCATGAAGGGCAGAtag